The Fusarium musae strain F31 chromosome 10, whole genome shotgun sequence DNA window TTCGTTGTTTGGCCCCCTAAATGATCTGAAGACCGCAGTCCTTGCGTCCTGATTGGGGGCCAATTCTTAGCTGGCGGCAGGATTTGGAGCGCTTTGGTCATCATTCCTGGCGCAAGATGTTATTTTCAGCTTGGCTGCCTGGCAAAATAAGTTGAGAGTTGTGAAAGCGCTTATCCTACCTATCAAAAGCGAACCTTTCGTATAGAGGCTTTGGCTGTACAGTTTCATGGCCGCAGGCTAGCAGAAAAGCACGTCGAAGCCGCTGGCTCCATCCATGGTAAGAGAAACATAGGTACATTAATAATACAGacaatcaacaacagcagtgACTCGTAtaagatgaatgaatggattCTATGTAAGATTAAATATGGTTTATAAATGGACGGCGATATGGGGACGGCGCCTCAACTTCTGAATACGGCAAGTCGCCTCTTATGCCACAGGAccgaagaagctgaacttTCCCTTGGGATCATACTTATTCTTCAAACTCTTCAAACGCTCTTGCCGCCAGTTCTCCTTTCCATACCAGCTGATGGGATCTTCGTTGCCAAAAGCGTAGTTAACATAGACGCTCATGTGATACTGGCCAGAAGCTCTGTGGAGAATATGACGCAACTCATTACCAACAGAGGCGGCCTTCTTGTCAAGCTCAGTATCCCCAGGTTTGTATGTGATCAAGGGAGCAGTGAGGATGTTTTCCTGACGGAAGGCGAAAGCAGCACTCTTGGCATTAGTGCCTCGGACGGCCTGGGTGGAGTAACCCTCAAACATGAAGATAGAAGTGTTGAAAGGAGTATCAGGACCTGTTTCTTTGGCGAAAAGGCTCCATGCGTTCTTCATGGCGGCGACATTGTACTCCTTGAGGTATAGAGGGAAACGAGGGTTGACAAGACCATTCTTCTGGCAGGGGACAGCATCGACATCGATTTGTGTCCACCTGGCAAGATCGCGGTAGTCTCCGGACTCAGGAGAGATGGCAATGGGTTTCAGATCGTGGAAAGGCTTGGAGATCTTGGGATCAATGCTCTTCACACCTTCCTGGATGAGCCAGAAGAGAATGACAGGCTGCAGACATTAACTTTGGACCAATACAATCGATGAACGGTAGAAACTTACGTTTTCGGGGTCCGCTGTAGGGTCGTGGACCCAGTAAGACCAGTTGATGACGCCCTCAGGCTGCTTTCGAAGAAGATGCTCATTGGCGGTATGATACAACTTCTCAACGTGCTCGCCACTAAAGACAAGTGTCTCGATGGCCCAGTCTCGATGCTGGATTTCATACACCTTGGAAGTGATGGATGTCACAATACCAAAGTTGTGACCAGCACCCTTAAGGGCCCACCAAAGATCGGACTTCTTATCGATGGTCTTGAACGATccatcagccaagacaaTGTTGAGCGAGACCCACTGATCTGCGATGATACCGTGATGGCCTTGGAGCCAGCCATGTCCACCACCGAGGCCTGGACCCATATAGCTAACGCACTCGCATGTTCCGGTCACTGAGGGAGGTTAGCACGTCATCGTTGGtaagaaaacatcaaagcGTACCGGTTTGCTTGTTGGCAGCCCAGAGTGTGTCGGTGACTTCTTTGGACCTTGTACCGCCACCAATAGTAACCGTCTTGCCGTCAGCAgcgaccttgaccttgttcagCTGGCTGAGATAGATCTCAATACCATGGTCCATGCGACCCAAAGTGGTGATGGCTCCATGAGCAGTGTTGTAGGCGAGGAAAGGAAGACTCTTGGAGTTGGCATATTTAACCTTTAGAAGCAGTCATTAGCATTTGTCATGGCGATTAAGGACGAGACACTTACAGTCGTGGCAACATCCTTCTCTGTACCAGGAACGACAACTATATTGACCTTAGGAGCATCGAGAACAGACCAACGAGTGGTAGCTTTCTCAAACTCGGCAGATCCTGGACAGTAGACTTTAGCCGACTTGGATAACTTCTTACCAAGCTGGCTCAGGTCTTCAGAACATGTCCCAATGGCATCGCTACGAGCGAAAGGAGTTTTCGCACATGTGACAGCGGTGCTCCAAGCTGCCAGTGCGGCAAACACTTTACTTGAGAAATGCATTATGAGAAACCACGTGCAAATGCAAAACACAACTTGGACCCTTAGATCAAAGACCCCTTCTAGATAAAGGATCGACGAGGTCCAGGTGCATATTTAACCTGCCTGGTTCGCCTCATTCTCTCTATGTGCCATCGGCCAACGTTTACCCGAAAAGCCAATCCCTGACAGATTCCCCTTCCTTCTTCCTGCAGCCGAGGTTTGACAAGAGAAAGGGAAATTATTCCTGATATCCTTGTTAAAGTCCATAGCCACCTTCTTTGTTCAGCATCCTGCATGTTAGATCCTCCACCTCGTCGCAGGACAACGGAGATTTTGGAGCGACCCGATCGAATATCTCAAAGTCATAGCGCGGAGATGGATCCATTTTAGTACCCGCGGAACGGGTACCGACGCGGAAAATCCCTGATTTTTAGCTGAAACCCAGTATTTATTTCGGGTCCTTGTTCCCTGGGTTGCTGATCCCGAAGACACAATTGTCCAATTGGGTTCCTGGACAGGATCTGAGTGTAATCTTATCCGTAGAGCCATCAGTGTCGATTTGTGGGAGGCCTACCGAGGCTTCCGAAGGCCAGTGGGTATTGGGACCTTTTGTCTTGTGAATTGCCCGAATGCTAAGAACGAAGAAGAAATGATCGGCAAGGGCTCAAGGCGAGGTGTTGTCAGAAGTGGAAACCAGGTCTGAGATGGTAACAGAGCATCTCGAACATGTCACCAGATTGTCGAGGTAGCATTGACAGCGCCATCTCTAATTCGACTGAGATCTCATATGCATGTAGCAGCCGAATGGGAACATCTGGGCCAGAAATACGATAGATTGAAGGAATATGGTTATTTCTCATTACGTGCGTGGCGTTCTCGACCGTAGCTTGCCGTAGCACACACAGGCTTTACCATCCAACTCTTGGCGCGTCATTTTCTTCATGAGCTAGCCAAACTTTGCCCTGCTACTGCTTAGCGTCAGGTACGGGCTCGGTCTCCAATATTCCCAGCTATCCCCGACTACCAACCAACTGAACATTGCATGTCTAGCATTGCcaggggaggcaagaaaccCAAGGACGAGCGTCAAAtgacaagaaagaaagaattaTGTAAGTTTACTTTGGTTTAGCAGGCCATCACAAAAGTTAATTTTGGCACCTGCCTGAGACGTCCTGGTTGCATGTGCAGACTAATCTCAGGGGTGCATATTCTGGGAAGCTTGTGATTCAGTGGAAACAAAAAGTGCTATGTGCATTCATGCCCCTACCAGCTTACTTATGGGGCGAAGTGTCCAGGACCCAGGCCCATGGGTCGCTGATCTctgttctttctctcttatttcctttcccttCTGATCCTTTTGTTGGTTCTGAAGATGTCGGACCCTGTCGTTGAAGGTTGGACGCTGTATGCGGTCGGCGTCGCTTCGACGATCCTCAGATTTTATGCTCGCATGAGAGTGGATGGTTGGAGGAGTCTACAGGCGGAAGACTATCTTATGGCCGTATCGATTGTGGGTTCCTGTCAAGCTCCGTGGACATGAGTCGGATATTGACTTCATCAGGCCTTTTACACCATCCAGACAACTCTTGCATATAACGTCGGGATCCTTGCCCATGGTCTCGCAAATAACGGGATAACAGATGCTCAGCGGGCGGCATTATCACCTAGTGATCCAGAATATGACTTCAGGTTGGTGGTTTACTGCCGTCCATCTCCCCATGGGTTACTCACCGAAATGTCCAGGATAATTGGCTCCAAGATCCAGGTTGCCGGCTGGACCATATACTCCGCTCTTATTTGGTCCCTGAAGTTGTCCATGCTGTACTTCTACACTCGTCTGACGGTATGAAACCCCGAACTAATCGCAAGGACACTCATCTGACATTGACCAGACGGGACTTGGCCGGTCTTATCGCATCCGGATATACGTGGGTTTCGGCCTTGTCATCGGCACTTTCATTGCGACTATAATAGCCATATTTGCTGGCTGCCAGCCTTTTCACAAGTACTGGCAGATCAACCCAGATCCTGGCAGTGAGTATCACAATCTTGGTAGCACATATGTTGTGCTGACCCTTCATTCTAGACTCGTGTCAACCAGCCATCTCGAAACCAATTGTTTGGGTCTCATTTGCAGCCAACATCTCAACCGACATCTATCTTATCGCAATACCCCTACCTATGCTTTGGGGATCGAGCCTGAAaatgatcaagaagatcgccTCGACGATTGTACTTGGAGCCGGTATCTTTGTTCTTGTCTGCGCAACCTTGAAGAGTGTTTTCGTCCTAGTGGCACGTTCTCTGGTCAACCTGATTTCTCCAATACTGTTAACTAACTTTTGCATGTAGGATCCCGTTCATGGAGCCGAGCTTGCTGGAAGCTGGGGCACTCGCGAAGCCTTTGTCGCCGTAATGACAACCAACCTACCGATCCTCTTTCCGCTCTTCAGGGTCTGGCTCACGCCAATCTTCGGAAGCGTATTACGCTCCTCTCATAAAACATCCTATAAATATCCTTCCGGATTTCAGACAATcggtggaggaggacgaaGCGGCAAAAGCAACGACCCGAGCCGACGAGGACCTCCGACCGCAAACCCTATATCAGCGAACATGTCATTCAATAATAGCGAAGAAAGGATCGTCAAGGCAGAAGCCCACCACATGAATGACTTGACGGACTATAGCGCGTCCAAAGGGATTATAGTTTCGAATGTGGTAGAAGTAATTCATGAAGACAAGAAGGGCGGTAGTAGTAGGAGCAGAGAAGGTTCTGAAAGGTCGTGGTAGAAACGAGCTCAATACCTGTGAACAGAAATGGCAATAATATACAGTATACCAAAAAGGCTTTATACTATCAGGGCCATGAGACATGACCcagggaggcaagaaaactcaggaccttgaccctaagcgatGAAAACATTGAGGTAAGtctagcctaagcttagaggacttttgctaagtttatccTAGCATACTCTTTCTAAGCTTGCATTTTTCTTACTCCCTGAGGATACGTTGATTTAACAATAGGTCAGGTCACATTTAATAGCGTTGTTTCTTGTTTTTATCAGCAATACTGGGCTTCTTGAATTGTTTACCAATCATAAGATCACTGCAACAGATGGTTTATACCGAGTCCTACCAAGCT harbors:
- a CDS encoding hypothetical protein (CAZy:AA7~antiSMASH:Cluster_10.3~SMCOG1138:FAD linked oxidase domain protein); this encodes MHFSSKVFAALAAWSTAVTCAKTPFARSDAIGTCSEDLSQLGKKLSKSAKVYCPGSAEFEKATTRWSVLDAPKVNIVVVPGTEKDVATTVKYANSKSLPFLAYNTAHGAITTLGRMDHGIEIYLSQLNKVKVAADGKTVTIGGGTRSKEVTDTLWAANKQTVTGTCECVSYMGPGLGGGHGWLQGHHGIIADQWVSLNIVLADGSFKTIDKKSDLWWALKGAGHNFGIVTSITSKVYEIQHRDWAIETLVFSGEHVEKLYHTANEHLLRKQPEGVINWSYWVHDPTADPENPVILFWLIQEGVKSIDPKISKPFHDLKPIAISPESGDYRDLARWTQIDVDAVPCQKNGLVNPRFPLYLKEYNVAAMKNAWSLFAKETGPDTPFNTSIFMFEGYSTQAVRGTNAKSAAFAFRQENILTAPLITYKPGDTELDKKAASVGNELRHILHRASGQYHMSVYVNYAFGNEDPISWYGKENWRQERLKSLKNKYDPKGKFSFFGPVA
- a CDS encoding hypothetical protein (EggNog:ENOG41~antiSMASH:Cluster_10.3), whose amino-acid sequence is MSRIIGSKIQVAGWTIYSALIWSLKLSMLYFYTRLTTGLGRSYRIRIYVGFGLVIGTFIATIIAIFAGCQPFHKYWQINPDPGTNISTDIYLIAIPLPMLWGSSLKMIKKIASTIVLGAGSRSWSRACWKLGHSRSLCRRNDNQPTDPLSALQGLAHANLRKRITLLS